ATGGGGGAAAATGGCACTTAAGGCAACCGCGAACGACACCGAGCGTTTCAAACCTAGACCTACGATTACTTCAAGATATTTAGGGTTGATATTCGTGTCAGTCTTTGATGCGTGGTCAAGATACGATGAAAAGGCAACGCCCGTTTATCTTGAAAATGTTGAAAGAAGGCCTGCAGACGAACAAACATTAAGAAACAAGGAAATAGCCATTAGCTATGCCGCGTTAAGGGCAATGAACGAGTATTATTTTTCGGACAAGGAAATGTTCGAGGATTTTATGGTTGAAATGGGCTTAGATCCTAATGATGAAAGTCTAGACCCAAATACACCTATTGGAATTGGCAACCTTGCGGCAAAGGCTGTAATTGAAGCAAGGAAAGGAGATGGTTCCAATCAATATGGCGAAGAAGAGGGGTCTAATGGAAAAGCTTATTACAATTATGTAGGTTATGAACCCATCAATTCAGCAGACAAAAGTGTGGACCCAAATCGTTGGCAGCCAAAATATTTTTCAGATGGAAAAGGTGGAACTTATGCTCCAGAATGTCTTACTCCCTATTGGGACAAGGTAACTCCCGTTTCCTTGACATCAGGAGATCAATTTAGACCGGGACCACCACCTATGATTGGTTCAAAGCAATTAGAGGAAGAAGTTAAAGAGGTGATTGAGTTACAGGCAAATCTAACGGACTATCAAAAAGCTCTAGTGGAATTTATGCGCGATGGGCCTCAGTCAGTACAACAGGCAGGCCACTGGCTAAAATTTGCGCAGGATGTTTCAGAAAGGGACAACCATACCCTAGATCAAGACGTGAAAATGTATTTTTATAATCAAGTTGTTGCCATGGACGCCTTCATTGCTTCATGGGATTCCAAAATGTTCTATGATTATGCTAGACCATATGCATTGGTTCATGAATATTATGACGACCAGAAAATAAAAGCATGGGGAGGCGAAGGAAAGGGCATGATAGAGATGAATGGTGGACAATGGAGACCGTATTCCCCTGAAACATTTCTGTGCCCTCCATTCCCCAGTTATGTATCAGGTCATAGCACAATAAGTGGAGGATGTGCCGAAGCTTTGAGATTATGGACAGGAAACGATGAATTTGGTTCCACTGCCGAACTCGTTGCAGGTGCAATGACGGAACCGGATTATATGGGCGATACCATTTTACTGGATTTCCCTACTTTCACTGAAACAGCCGAAATGGCTGGAATTTCCAGAGTTTTGGGTGGATATCATATTCAATCGGATAACATTGCCGGATTAAAACTGGGAAGGGACGTAGCGCAGGAAGCCTGGAAATTCTATAAGACACATGTAGGAGAGGAATGATAATCCACCTTTTGGTAAAGCAAAACTATTCCGTTGAATTCTTGAGTTTTTAGTGTTCAACTAAGGAGTCAGCTATGAGTCGTTAACTTTAATACTCACCATTTCGTAGCAACAATAAGTACTATGTTCTTTGTGTACTTCACTTAAAAATGATATGGTTAGAGTTAGTTAAATAGAAGGCTTTTAAGTAATTTCAGCCAAAACTTCTGGAAGATATAGAACAATGGATTTTATAGATTATTATAAAGTTTTAGGAATTGACAAATCTGCGACCGAAAAGGAAATAAAGTCGGCCTATAGAAAACTGGCTAGAAAACATCATCCAGATTTAAACCCTAATAATACCGAAGCCGAAGAAAAATTTAAAAAAATCAATGAGGCCCACGAGGTTTTAAGTGATCCCGAGAAAAGAAAAAAATACGACCAATACGGAAAAGATTGGCAACATGCGGAGGAGTTTGAGAAAACTAAATCCCAAAGGCAAAGCAGACCATCAGGTGGAGGTTACAATGAATATACCTACTCAAGTGGGCAAGACGGGGATTTTTCAGATTTCTTTGAATCTATGTTTGGAGGCGGAGGTAGATTTGAAAGACAACAGGGCAGGGCAAAGTTCAGGGGGCAAGATTTTAATGCAGAACTTCGACTAAACCTTTCGGAAGTCAAGGAGACGCATAAGAGAACCCTAACGGTAAACGGAAAGAATATAAGAATAACCATACCCGCGGGTATAGAAGACGGACAAACGATCAAAATAAAAGGGTATGGCGGTGAAGGCGTTAACGGAGGACCCCATGGTGACCTATACATCACCTTTTCTATTTTAAACGATACTTCCTTTAAAAGGGAAGGTGCCAATCTTTATAAAACCATTGAAATTCCTTTGACCACGGCGGTATTGGGAGGAGAAATTGTAGTAGAAACCCTAACGGGAAAAGTAAAATTAAATGTAAAACCTGGCACACAAAATGGCACTACGGTTAAACTCAAGGGCAAAGGATTTCCTGTATATAAAAAAGATGGATTTGGAGATTTATATATCACCTATAGCCCTAAAATACCCACAAAAATTACGGAAAAGCAAAAAAGCCTTTTCATGGAACTGGAAAAAACCGATCTCAAATAAGAAATCATGGAACAATCCACCTACATATCTATCGAAGAATTTTGTACTCATTACAACATAGACGTTTCGTTGGTGCATCAACTTGAGGAGTTTGAGTTACTTTCAATTGAAATAACGGATGAAAAGGAGGTCATAAGAACAACCGAACTCCCAAAACTGGAAAAAATGGTACGCCTCAATCAAGAATTGGAAATTAATCCCCAGGGACTGCAGGCCATCCATCATCTACTGGAGCAGATTACCC
This window of the Maribacter cobaltidurans genome carries:
- a CDS encoding DnaJ C-terminal domain-containing protein, translated to MDFIDYYKVLGIDKSATEKEIKSAYRKLARKHHPDLNPNNTEAEEKFKKINEAHEVLSDPEKRKKYDQYGKDWQHAEEFEKTKSQRQSRPSGGGYNEYTYSSGQDGDFSDFFESMFGGGGRFERQQGRAKFRGQDFNAELRLNLSEVKETHKRTLTVNGKNIRITIPAGIEDGQTIKIKGYGGEGVNGGPHGDLYITFSILNDTSFKREGANLYKTIEIPLTTAVLGGEIVVETLTGKVKLNVKPGTQNGTTVKLKGKGFPVYKKDGFGDLYITYSPKIPTKITEKQKSLFMELEKTDLK
- a CDS encoding chaperone modulator CbpM, which translates into the protein MEQSTYISIEEFCTHYNIDVSLVHQLEEFELLSIEITDEKEVIRTTELPKLEKMVRLNQELEINPQGLQAIHHLLEQITHLQEEVLSLRRRLNRFEN
- a CDS encoding vanadium-dependent haloperoxidase, giving the protein MFLKIKRITRNKTYLILLIVFSFLGCKNANKADRPETKEPTGTENVAYKWGKMALKATANDTERFKPRPTITSRYLGLIFVSVFDAWSRYDEKATPVYLENVERRPADEQTLRNKEIAISYAALRAMNEYYFSDKEMFEDFMVEMGLDPNDESLDPNTPIGIGNLAAKAVIEARKGDGSNQYGEEEGSNGKAYYNYVGYEPINSADKSVDPNRWQPKYFSDGKGGTYAPECLTPYWDKVTPVSLTSGDQFRPGPPPMIGSKQLEEEVKEVIELQANLTDYQKALVEFMRDGPQSVQQAGHWLKFAQDVSERDNHTLDQDVKMYFYNQVVAMDAFIASWDSKMFYDYARPYALVHEYYDDQKIKAWGGEGKGMIEMNGGQWRPYSPETFLCPPFPSYVSGHSTISGGCAEALRLWTGNDEFGSTAELVAGAMTEPDYMGDTILLDFPTFTETAEMAGISRVLGGYHIQSDNIAGLKLGRDVAQEAWKFYKTHVGEE